Genomic window (Diabrotica undecimpunctata isolate CICGRU chromosome 6, icDiaUnde3, whole genome shotgun sequence):
aaTCCCTACTGTACAATCATAAACTAATGTAGAATATTTTAGTGGCAACTTATCtgtatttttactaaataaatacttttactgtaatatttctgtataattttttttacatttacggGAAATACCATTTTACATTttcaatatttaataataaatgcataaatattttttagttctGGTCACCTGATGTTTGTCTGTACTTATTAAGTCGAAAAAAAATAATTGATAGCATTGTGTATTGTATTCCGGCTTTGCTATTCAATTCAAAACTGAAAACTCTCTTGTGGAGACTTGGAAGTCATGTATTTCTCAATCTATTATATAAAAACGAATCCCTATTTTCTTATATCACGCCAAAACTTAAGATAGACTACTGGTTTTATTAATctctttttttagatttttaatacTGTGTAGAATGTTTTTACCGCCTGTATTGTTGTATACATATATTTCGCAGACctctattattttttctcttttttctccGACTAAAGATTAAACAGGAATGGACAGCGCCCAACCCTGTCTGATCTTtcgtttaaatttaatatattagtaaaatactttttattactttactttttacttattagtaaaattagtaaaataatttagTTAAACAAACTTTGTTAGCCTTATCTCAGATAAACAAAGATTGTTTGTTATTGAGAAATTTTGAGTTTATCTTTCTTGAACATTAGGATACAAAGCTTGATcaattaaaagtatttttatgaGTGTTTTCTAATACAGGTTTATCAATTAGTTCCCATATTATTTTATCGGTCTATCTTTTTGTATGTTTAGtgtttaattaattatctaagtaCCTACTCTAACAATAACTTAATGCATACAAAGGAAAATGATCAATAATCATAACGTAATTATATTTATCATATTGAGCACttacaataattaaaataaattaaataaacaatcgGAAATTTCATTATTTAACAGaatattttattcatatattGACTTAACACTTTTGCACAATCAGTAATTTCAAGATATATGAAGAAAAGTATTATAATTTGAATGTAATCATGGTTACAGTAAACGTCTCAACAGTGTTAAAACCGCTTCTAAAGATATCAGCcatttttggactttacaatgtcaaattttgtaataataaaaGAACATTTTTTTGCTCTGGTACCAAATTCACGATGTGCTATTGTATAATAATTTGGTCAATTTATTTGGGTAAGAaagtttttcttatttctttatttataccTGCTGTAGAAAGCTACAATGTTTAATtgtttcaatttaaaataaatactgaaaaaatctgtacaaatatttaaaaaaaaaatagcataAACCATATACTAATAATAATCACAATGTATTCatatctcatcatcatcatcagttggcgctacagcccttcgtgagccttggcctgcttcaaaacattcttccatccttccctatcgagtgtctgtcttctccagcccctcactccaatcttcctcagatcttcctgtacatcgtccagatatctgagtttaggtcgcccccttcttcttcttccgaccggcctgtttggcatagttattttagtgggatcactctcatccatccgcataacgtggcccacccaccttagacggtttattttgatggttttcacaatatctgcatcaccaaaaagtctatagagttcaaagttatatcgccttctccacagaccctgttcgtttactccgccatatatggtcctcaatacttttctttcaaagactcacagcaactcttcatctcgggtcgtcattacccatgtttccgatccgtatgtgagcactgggcgtattattgttttataaagtttgcactttgttgctattgacatacttctcgctcttagttgagggcccaggccaaaataacagcggttagccacgcatattcttttttttatctcgttggatgtgttatttttgtagtctaccagtgatcctaagtagcagaattcttctaccatttctatcgtttcgtgttgcacctctaagttattttgttgaattcttgatatggctggcatatatttagttttctggatgttaatcagaagtccgatgttttctgcggcatttttgatacgtgtgaaagcctccactgcttcattttgggttcttccaattatgacgatatcatcagcgtatgccattatttgtatactacgggtatatatcgtaccttttaagtttattcccgaatctctcataactttttctaacgctaggttgaacagcgtgcatgatagcgcatctccctggcgtagtcctctgttggttttaaatggttttgaatgGTTATTCATATCtggtatattatattaatatcgATATTTTGGTATTTTGAATTCTGTCaaagtatttaatattttttgtatagcAAAAACCATAGATATTTCGCCCGTTGCAACTCTATTTCGTTTTAACATTAGCACATTTAATTTAAATCCAAAATGATTTTCAGATATTTCGGTCCCTTCGCGTATCAGTCTAGTCCAGGCGATATCTGTTGTTGGATGTGAAGCATATAAACGTAGTTTTTGCATAAATCGCTCCAAAATGTCACTACAAATGATTATTTCAATACACGAAACAAAGTATGAAAAAAATCCGATATTTTCCCTCAATTTTTCGCATATATCTCAAAAACTATTAGTTTTAGAACAATTTTGTATGGTATAAAAGTTTTGTAACTGTATTTTACGTAAGATAATGTTAGTTTCAAATgccaaaaattattattattaaaaaaataataaaagaaaaaaaaactaaggACCTTCATATTCCgagaaataaaacttttttttttaattatgacatAATGGAATATCTGATTCTTATAATGAATATCTCTGAATATTTGAATATACCTGAAGCGGTGGTGTAGCTATACTTAAATAAGTTTAGTGTCTATTTGCAATGTTTATCTTTCTTGTGACATACAAGTAAATTCTGATAGCCTTTGCAGGTTATAAGAGTAATTGCCACGTCCTCGTATAATTTTAGGCGACTTTAATGCTCACAACATAATATGGGGGTCAGATCATACATCTGCTAGAGGCACAAGTATTGCCGATATCTTAGATCAACTTAACATACATTTTCTTAATGATGGTAGCCCCACAAGATTCAATATTTCAACAGGGTATTCCTTATGTATTCTCAGTTGGGATGCTCTACCCTATACATATGGTAGTGACCATTTCTCAATCCTTATTAGAAACCATAATTCTCATCAGATCCCATATTAATATCTAAGTGGAgaataaaaaatgcaaattggcAAAAATTCTCCGAATATATCGATAATAATATTTCCACTTTGGGAATAACAGACGATATTAACTCAACTATGGAGCAGTTTAATCAAATTATCTTAAACGCTGCCCAGAAATTTATTGGTAAATCTAAGTCTGTTAACGGTCGATGTACTGTACCGTGGTGGAATGAACGTTGTGCTACAGCAATCCGTGAAAGTAAATCAGCCCTAAACCTATACTAAAAGCATAAAACACCcgaaaataaagtaaagtttAAAATGCTAAAAGCAAGGGCCCAGCTAAAACTTCTAAAACATTTTCATGGAATAAGTACGTATCGGAAATTAATAGCAATACCCCTCTCTCTGATGGCTGGAACAAAGTTAGAAAATTATCTGGTTTACACGACACTTCACACAATTTCAAgagtttaaaagaaaataataatttcataacatCGAGCAGTGATATTGCAAAAATTTCTGAAACAATCTATCAAAGCCACTCATCGAATCAACAGTATACAGTCAATTTTCTTAAAGTCAAAGAATTCGCCTAACAAAATCCCGTACATCCattcttcttctgctagtgcttatcctctatggatgttggctaccacaatgacccatcgtattttattagcagctgttcgaaataggtcCGTGGTGGTCATACCagtccactgtctcaaattcttaatccaagatattcggcggcgtcctggtcctctatttccttctattttcccttctaatatcaatagtagtCTAATtcactatatgtccgaagtatgctaactttctttctttaatggatttcaagacttcaggttctttttgtaaacgttgcattactgcgtcgttagttacatgatgtacatatgatattctgagcatgcgacgatagcaccacatctcgaaagagtGTAACCGCCTGCAAGACGCATTAGTgagtgtccatgcctctgctccatacataagaacagaaaacacataacaattaaggattttgagtcggagatgtaagttcaaggttaaattgcaAATAACTTTCTTCATCTGTTTCAAGGCACTCCTTGCTTTTTCCATCCTACATTTAATCCATTTACATCCATTAGAAGTTCAAAATAATTCCTTAAACCATCCTATCTCTTTTCAAGAGATAAACTCATTTCTTAACCTGAAGGATTCTAGTCCTGGACCTGATGAcattccttcagcatttctgaAACATCTTCCTGTTTCAGCCATAACGTATCTCTCTTTTTGGCTATTTGTAAAATTTGGCTCCACCACCAATGGCCAGCTATTTGGTCAAAGCCAAAAGTCATTCCTCTCCTAAAAACTGACAAACCTAAATATGACCCAGAATCATACCGACCCATATCGACAGCGtgcaaattactagaaaatattGTTACCTCCAGACTCTTATGGGTTTTGGAAAATTCCAATCTCTTAATCTCCGAGCAAAATGGCTTTAGAAAAGATCGGTCAACCACAGACAACATTTTAGACTTGGAAAGTAAGATACATAAAGCTCTTGCTACAAACCAAAAATgcgtttttttatttgttgatttaGAACGTGCATTTAATAAAGCTTGGAAGTACATTTTGAGACAACTTCATAGCTGGAATGTTCAAGGTCACTGCCTCGTCTTCATCCAAAACTTTTTAAACAACAGatcttttcaaatgaaaataaataatattttttcaaatatttatcgtTTGGAAAATGGTACACCCAAGGATCCGTGCCCAGTCCAACATTATTTCTAGTGAccataaaagatataaaaaaaatattcaaacacCCTTACAAGCCCGTTCatacgctgacgacctagtgGTATCTATTAATGGCAAAAATATCTCCTTAATGACATCAATTCTTCTTTTTAGACACTCGAAAATTGGTCCCACCTTACAGGTTttgaattttcaatataaaaatccGAGTTGAAACCTGTGAATCCATGAGAAACAGCTGGAGGTTATGAGATCATCAAAAATTCTTGGGTTTAATCTTTGATTCAAAGCTTACTTGGAAAGATCACATCTCACAACGCATTCTTTCCTGCAATATAAGATTAAATGTGTTAAGATCTCTTTGTAACAAAAAATGGGGCTCAGACCAATCCACTCTACTTCTtctgtataaatctttaatacGTTCTAAGCTAGATTATGGAGCAATTGCCTATTTCACTGCTGATCAATCTCTTCTTAAACCATTAGATATTAGATGTTATTCATAATAAAAGTCTTAGATTAATTACAGGGGCTTTTCCAACTTCCCCGGTACCCAGCATTTATGCTCTTTTAGGAAACCACCGCTACATCATCGCCGCATGTTCCTCGGCCTATCACATGCAGCCTCAGTCGCTTgtatcatttaaaaatttaaaacatatttttccgAAACACCCTTTTGAAAAGTTACTAAAATACCAGCTGTCCCAAGCTCATCAACATTGAAAAAGAGTTCAATTTTTGTGGGTACCCTCACACGTTGGAATAACGGCAAACGAAGAAGCTGATAGGACTGCACGACAGGCAATTTTAAGCGATTATTCGGAGCCTacagacaagtgtgtttccagtgacttaaaagcttattttaaaactaaagtgttgtgtttgtggcgaaatgagtggtgCCAAACTAATTTTAAGCTGAATAAGGTCAAGAGTAATGTTTCCCAGTGGATTCCATCGTCGCTTAACAGGCGTCAACAAATTGTGCTTGCGCGTTTATGTCTATGACGTACAAAGTTAACACACTCTtaccttttcacaaaaattaatcCACCCATATGAGATCAGTGTAATGTTCGATTAACAGTTGaacactttttaataaattgtgaTAAATATGAtcaattttgttatttatattttgttccgttgctaataaccttttggtggatgcgactttttttctaataaaatattttttcaaaattatgcagattaaaaactaaaactaaactaaaatattaaaaaaaaaagaaaaattaaaatccgTCCATTAGGAGAGCCccgtgaattaaaaaaaatggttaaattttaggcttataaacaattagaataacttcaTAATTGTTGATCGATATTAACTTTCAAAACAGATGTTAAAAGGGATTAGAAAGACtcttcaaaagaaaaaaaaagatcgGTTCATTAGTTCCGAGTTATGATCGGTCAAAGTTGACTGTAATTtacaataaaagtataaggtTGTAAggtcaattttttaaataaaaacctttacATCACTACACTTTGGTTAAAATGTCAAAGGTAGTCCGTACGTCAAACCACTTTGATTTGTTCATCCGTGTCTATTTTCTTGTTATTTTCACTATCTGTGTCTTCtctttgcaaagttgcagaccagcaactgggcaTAAATTACTTCCACAGCACAGAGTGGCTAGAttacaattttccagggaacatttttacattggaatttaggacaatggagtaatgttctttttaaGAATGAGTCGAGatactcatcagatgggagagagAGAACGATTATGGCGTAGAACTGGAGAaagatttgcggagtgcgctttcagtccccgcgttaGCCATGGGGGGGGGGGCAGGGGGGGGGGTTCTgtgatggtatgggcaggaatTGGTATTTATTTAGAGTTCGTTGACTGCATaccggtatattgaggaaattttagcgaatcacgtagtacccttttctcaatatatcggcgatgattttctattaatgcaagataatgagCGACtccactctgcaatgtgtgtcacgcaatatttagaggaagttggtattaataaaatgaactggccagcgtgttcgcccaatctgaacccaatagagcacgtttgggacgTTTGgcagaaatattagaggtcgcgaagttgcaccagcctcaattaacaaacttcgcttggctctagaagaggaatggcaaaacatccaacAAGATGATCgtcgcaacctcatagacagcatgagccgacgtgtacaatcagttatagaggctaggggaggcaatacaaataattgttattttttagtagttttccTTTGTTATTggcgtacttaggttaagttacatttaagttgtttttttgttttgttatttttatcattgtttattaaaaccaagatcatttctttccttttaatcattttttaaatatagtgcttctgggatgtcgatatgaTATTCCTTCGATAACAGTCACCAGACCCCTCAtggtcgtattacaaattaatacgaGATATTAGAGAAttaaaagataatggtaataattcgctccgtgcgtgaatgacgcgacacctaccgccttcatctgacagttttggacctaccaattttcaggttaaacatatgacatatgtttgacattgttaaattcatgcgaaattgacaattattaataattaactttttaattatattttttcagttaatgtacaaaataaatgtagtattaaaaactgggtttctcaaaattcatcataatatatcttttcaaccacaaacggaaaagaaagggaaaaatctagtactggcaaatcaagtttttctcgTGAaggagcatatatttaaaaacagtaatagtaaaagttacgatataaaagctaaagtcatcagacACTCTGCAgccttgaagccttataaaatatcatttaaggtaaattatttaaatttttcctatttcaattgcataaaaatgaagttatgtgatatttactttttcatattaataacacggatccatctttttcttttctctaatttatatgtaatctttgggaacctattaaaactacacttactgtttttgctattattagcacaattaaatacgcaatatgtatttgcacacatttttgataaaatttatgcgtaaaaaggtaggtccaattgtgtcatatttcgccgctacgcacgctggcatcgtttcaaagtacccctaccatggtcacgcacggagcgaataggaaAACTCGttaattgtgggtggcaaagtcattttGCTCCTAAAACTGAACCAATtcatattttcacatgaaacaaaaacataatacttagaacACATGGTTGTAACCGAAAAAccgaattattccacaggatgtttcaaagttaggataaaaaatcacctttcgattaaccccgtataataagtcaaatacaaaatttaattaataaactgactataccaaatcaaaatagggctaaaaataaaaaaaaaactgaactaTTTAGAATTTGATTTATCCAAATGAGGCTACTTTAGAACAGATACCGCCTGGACTgataattgtaaataaaaactaGCATGTAGGTATATTAatctattattttacttttatatcaTATCTTGGTACATTTTCACCTGCTTGTTCTACTGTAGGGTATTATTGATAAATGGAACATAAAAATACAATCGATTCGGAATGCTATTTCCAAGTACGGCTAGGAATAGGTGCACTTTTTAAGTTTCACGAAGATATTATGAAAAGTCAATTGTCTGAAAAACCTCCATTATTTTACATCGAAAAGAAATTAACTGATTTGCAGGTACAGTATTCAGAAGCGGCAGTAGGGACATTAAGAACGCTTTGTTCCCCATGAAATCTTCATCTCCTTCGTGGTGTTGGAACATCATACTCTGTGAGGAATCACCCTTTACTTCGCTCATTTCATAGTCATCGGTGGAATATTTATGTTTAGATGATTTCTCGTAGGGAAAGGGTTCTTCTTCTATCTTAATAAGTTGTGGCATAAAATCAACACTTTCTGTATCTTCAGCTTCGGAAACGGGATATTCAGTCTGTTGTTCCGATGTTTCAATACTTCTAAGTGTACCTCTAGATCTCATATGTGGTTTTAAGAAATGCAGGAGATCGTAGTATAAATATCTTCTTTTAAACTTAGCAGCCTGGCCACATTTTGCTATTCCATTTTCTATGTCAACCTGCCTCTTAAAGTGATCCCGAATTGACTTCCATTTCGTCTGAAGTTCCCGTTCTAAAACAAAAGAATATATTAATATGATCATTCTCATTAACTATCTTAAGAGATAGCTTTGGTTCTCATTTGACACTTTAAAATGAGTTTGata
Coding sequences:
- the LOC140444054 gene encoding uncharacterized protein, whose protein sequence is MMFDTAKFIREVEKRPALYNQFKKEYLNRELKLRLWEEICAEMYDKWDSANGEQKNRLQRELQTKWKSIRDHFKRQVDIENGIAKCGQAAKFKRRYLYYDLLHFLKPHMRSRGTLRSIETSEQQTEYPVSEAEDTESVDFMPQLIKIEEEPFPYEKSSKHKYSTDDYEMSEVKGDSSQSMMFQHHEGDEDFMGNKAFLMSLLPLLNTVPANQLISFRCKIMEVFQTIDFS